In Sorex araneus isolate mSorAra2 chromosome 11, mSorAra2.pri, whole genome shotgun sequence, the sequence gaagacaggggcccagaggagatgcCCGAGTGGGCGGGAGCTGGGAGCCCACCTGAGGTCCCCAGGTGGGCGAAGGTGCCCCGGACTCTCCCCAGCGCCACTCCACAGCACAGGGTCACCTTCCCCCATCGGGGGCGCAGGTCCCCTCCCACATCAGGACACTGCCTCAACAGACCACTGCCCGGACCCAACCCGCAGTCCGAAGGGAAGTGAGCGTCCTGTCGATGCTGGCAGGCCACggggccctcctcagcccccaggaagaagctggTGGAAGCCAGGAGGTCTGTGCATCCGAGGAGGAGGGCCCACAACTCTGCCCCTGAGAGGCCACCCTGGGCCACTGCCCCTTCTCCGCGAGTCTGGGGGCTGACAGCCCACTGAGGGGTCCTGAGGATGAGGAATGATGGCTGAGTAGGATGTGGGCCTCCATCACTGCCCCTTGTCAGCCTGACcccaggggctgtccctggggGCTGAGTTCAGAGCAGCATTCTTCTGTCTCCTACTGTCCTACAGGAGGTGCCCAGCTGCCACCGGAGtgaccagcccggccctgctACAAGGTGCCTGCCAGCCCGCACTTCCTCCTCGTGCAGCCCCTGCCCGACACCATGGCTAACCCCATCGTCCGCTTCCTGTCACACATTTTCAGGAGCAAGGATTTGGTAACATTAAATGTGCTGGTGGCTCTGGGCACCATGGGGGGCCAGGAGCTCTTCTCCTTGTTGGCCTTCCAGTGCCCGTGCTCTCCAGTTCGGAACTTCCGGTATGGGTTAACGGCCACTTTGGGGCCGGCTTTGTTGCTCTTCTTCATCAGCATCATCCTCAACAACCAAACCAGGAACCTGGTGGACGGGTGCCGGTGTTTCAGGATCAAGCAATGCCCATGCATCCTATATTCTATCATGGGTCGGGCTCTCGTGGCCCCGCTTACCTGGTTGGTCATCTCCCTGCTGCGCGGGGACGCCTACGTCTGCGCATTCAACGAGTTTGTGGACCCGTCCTCGCTCACAGCTGGGAACGagagcttccctctctcccacgccACGCAGATCCTGGACAGGTTCCCTTGTGGGGAGAGCCCTGACAACCTGTCTGGGTTCCGGGAGGAGGTGAGCCGCAGGCTCAAGTTTGAGTCTCAGgtaaggctgtgctgagggatgctcATCCCTTCCCTGGGAGGTGTCGGGTGGCTCAGTGCCCATCCAGTTCCTGGGTTCCCGTAATCAGTGGCAACCATTAAGCAAGATTCTTAGTGTGGTAAGAatcattttcttggggctggagcaatagaacagagatagggcgtttgccttgcacacagccgaccggggttcaaatcccagcatcccatatggtccccgagccctgccaggaataattcctgagtgcatgagccagcagtaacccctgtgcatcgccagattgacccaaaaaaaaaaaaaaaaaaaacaccagaatcggggctggagagatagcacagcgggtagggtgtttgccttgcatgcagccgacccgggtttgattcccagcattctgtatggtcccctgagcaccacctgtgtaattcctgagtgcagagccaagagtgacccctgtgtatcgccaggtgtgataccaaaaagaaaaagaaaagaatcattttcccatttcaaataagagagttttgttcatttttgcagtgctgggggtggaacccagactcacacatgcaaggaaagtgctccgTTGCCAAGTTTTTTCCCAGCCCCTCCAGATAAGAATTTTGATGTATTGGGTTTTGGTGAAATCCAGCAGACCCTATGAATGCTCCATTCATTTTAgttagggaagggggagagaggaagagggagggaaatagCCAGGGGTTCAAAGggaacaggagcagaggggagagagctgcGATGCCCCAAGGTAAAAGCGGATTTACACACTCAGGCTGGGATGCCGGTGCCCAGTCGGGGAGGCTCCCCGTTGGCTCACAAAGTGCCCCAAACTGCCCCAGCTTGAGGTTTTCCATGCAGATAAGAGTCTGtagtgggggccagagtgttagtacagcggtgagggtgctggccttgcacacggcagacctgaattgggcatcccctatggtccccagagcaccgcgggtgtgacccaaaaagcaaaagagaaaacagaacaaattagtCTGTGGTTAGGGTCTTGTCAagggcagaggttgggggagtcttcttgcagctcatcacaGCCCTAGTTCCTGCTggcacctctctcctgggccaccacctgtgccagccgggtctcacggggcctgtgtctgcaccacaaaggggccctttcccgggccctgggctctggTAGGGCCGGTGATGCTGCAGCTTTGgagcagctctccagcctctcatgccCGCCCACAGTCTCCCCTGCACGCGGGCCCCAGTCGGGCAGTGAGAAGTGAGGCATCTGACCCCACCTGCTGACACGGACAGGTCTGTCTGTGGCAGAAACCGCTGCTTTAGATCCCATCTTGGTCCTATTGCCTCTGAGAAATtcgtctcctgctccctcctaccTTCACCTTGGCTTTGCTCCTAGGCAGTagagggataaataaataaatgaatgaagggcTGAGTAAAGGAAGATGACTGGTGGAGCCTGAAGGGTCAGAGAAGAGGCTGGGGAGGGACAAGAAGGCACTGACCTAGTCTCGGGCCATGGGAAACACCAGTTGGGGTTGGGGATAGTACAGGGGCCAGGGTGCAAGTCTGGTGTGCACCCAGCCCATTCTCGATCaatctggcaccacacggtccctgagcaaagccagggacagccctggaggctcccaagcatcactgggtgtgtcccaggcGTCACTGGGGAAACTTGGTCATCCCCTACCCTGCAGGGTTcgggcagcaccacatccctcaGGCCTTAAGGCTAAACTGTGAGCCAGGTTAGCTGAAGTATCACCAGTGACCTGGGTAcagtacaacacacacacacacacacacacacacacacacacacacacacacacacacgcgaagCTACAGTAAAGAGGAGTGTGGGCAGCCCAGGAGATGGGTGTGGAGACACAGGAATGGGATTCTGTTGCTCAGAGCTGTACAGGGCCAAATGGAGGGACACCCACCCCAGGGAGCCTTTGAGACAAGCATGAGGTAATTTTCCTATAAGATAGTGAGGGTGAGGAGGAAGCAGGCATGTAGGGCCTCCCAAAGGGTTTCTGAAGGCTTCCCCGAGGTGGCATGGGACTGAGTCTCTCTGTCTGAGCCAGACTTGGAGGCTGAGATGTGGaaggaggccctggggtggggggagaggaaggcagcaggggtctgcaaagtctaagcacagagcaggtgccAGAGTGAGGGCAGAGGGATGGAAATCCCGCTGGGAATGCTGGTTTCTCCTTCAGGGGCAGAATTTGCAGCCAAGTGATGCAGAGCCGGCTGGCTGGGGGATGCTGAGGGCCAATCGACCCCAACCGCTCCGGACCCCCTCAGCTGCCCCTTTTCCTGACCGGCCCTCTGTGTCTCAGCTATTAGGGTGGCTGCTCATCTGCACAGTGGCCGTGGTGGTGTTCCTGACCAAGTGCCTCAAGGCCTGCTCTTCAAGGCTCGGCTACCAACAGGAGGCCTACTGGGCCCGCTACCTCGCCAACGAGGAGCAGCTCTTCCAACGCACAGCCGAGGCGCACTCACTCGCTCTGGCCGCCAACAACGTGAAGCAGTTCTTCGGCTTTGTGGCGCTCAGCCAGAGGGACCAGGCACTGATGGCCAAGTTCCCAAAGCAAGGCACACAGCTGAGTCTACCGTGGGACAACATCACTGGTATATCCGAGTACCAGGATATGCTGGGCATCCCCCTCTACAGCCGCCTGCACAAGTGGGCCAACAGGCAGTCTAGCATCGACAAGGAGTTCAATATGACCCGACTTccctaccctcagccccaactTGCTGCCAGCCCAACCTCCGACCATTGAAGCACCACCCTTTCTCTCAAACCACCGGCTCTGGAGAAAGAATGAGGTTCACCGGTATGGGGTGTGGAGGAGAGGGCAGCGGAACGGGCCGCCCCTGAAGGACAGGCCTGTGGGCCTGATGGAACGCCCGCAGTGTGGGGCAATGGCTCgccaggctgagctcaggcttcgCAAGCAGGAGCTCTGGATGCAACCCCAGCCCCAAGTTTGCCCAAGCATCAC encodes:
- the LOC129399356 gene encoding calcium homeostasis modulator protein 2-like — translated: MANPIVRFLSHIFRSKDLVTLNVLVALGTMGGQELFSLLAFQCPCSPVRNFRYGLTATLGPALLLFFISIILNNQTRNLVDGCRCFRIKQCPCILYSIMGRALVAPLTWLVISLLRGDAYVCAFNEFVDPSSLTAGNESFPLSHATQILDRFPCGESPDNLSGFREEVSRRLKFESQLLGWLLICTVAVVVFLTKCLKACSSRLGYQQEAYWARYLANEEQLFQRTAEAHSLALAANNVKQFFGFVALSQRDQALMAKFPKQGTQLSLPWDNITGISEYQDMLGIPLYSRLHKWANRQSSIDKEFNMTRLPYPQPQLAASPTSDH